GCCGCCCGCGCCGGCCGATGCTCCGCCCGCCCGGCCGCGGCCGGCGCCGCCGCCACCGCGGCGGCGCGGGTCCCGGCTGGTCACCACGGGCATGGCGGTGCTCGGCGTGGCCGCCGTGCTGGTGATCGCGCTGACCGGGGTGGTGTTCTACTCCGGGCCGGACTCCAAGGTCACCCAGATGCTCAATCTCGGCGGGGACGGCGCCGCCGCCGGGTCCCGGCTGGTGACCGCGCCGCTCAACGGCCGGACCACGGCGTCCTTCGAGATGCTGGCGGCCAGCGACCGGGTGCGGGTGACGGTCGCCGACATCGGTGACGACCTGTTCCGGATCAGCACCCCGGACGACTCGCCGCTGCGGCCCAGCCCGCAGCTCGACGAGACCGGGGTACGCCTGCAGGTGACCCGGCAGGGCGACGGCGCGGACGGTGAGGTGGACGTGGTGCTCGCCCAGTCGGTGCGCTGGACCCTGCGCTTCTCCGGGTACGCGGCCGAACGCGACGTGGACCTCGGCAAGGGGCAGGTGACCGGGATCGAGATGGTCGGCGGGACCCGGCGGGCGGTGATGGCCCTGTCGGTGCCCTCCGGCACGGTGCCCGTGAAGATCACCGGCGGGGTCGACGAGCTGACCCTGAAGGCGCCGGTCGGCAGCCCGATCCGGGTCAAGGTCGGCGGCGGGGCGGCCACCGTCACGGCCGGGTCCCGGACGCTGCGGGACGTCGCGCCCGGGTCGACGCTGACGCCGAAGAACTGGGACGCCGCCGGGCGGTACGACGTCGACGCCGCCTCGAAGATCACCCTGCTGAACGTGGAAGCCGGGTGACCCCCGAGGCGGGGACGCGGATCAGGACAGCACGCGCAGGCGGACCGTCTGGTCCATGGCGCGCAGCTGCTCCAGGACCTCGTCGCTGTAACCCTTGCCGATGTCGGTGATCAGGTAGCCGTACTCACCGCGGGTGCTCAGCAGCTGGCCCTCGACGTTCACGTTGTGCTCGGCCAGGATCCGGTTGACCTGGGCCAGCACGCCCGGGGTGTTGATGTGCACGTGCACGATGCGGTGCAGGCCGGGCTGCTCGGGCAGGACCACGCCGGGCAGGTTCACACTCAGCGTGGTGTTGCCCTCGGTGAGGAACTTGGCCAGCTTGTTCGCCACGAAGCCGCCGATGTCGGACTGCGCCTCCTCGGTCGAACCGCCGATGTGCGGGGTGAGAATCACGTTCGGCAGGCCGCGCAGCTCGGAGAGGAACTCGTCGCCACGGCCTTTCGGCTCCTGCGGGAAGACGTCGACGGCGGCGCCGGCCAGGTGGCCGCTCTTCAGCGCGTCGCGCAGCGCCAGGTGGTCGACGACGATGCCGCGGGACAGGTTGAGGAACAGGCTGCCCGGGCGCATCTTGGCGAACTGCTCGGCGCCGAAGAAACCGGCGTTGCCCGGGCGGCCGTCGACGTGCAGGGTGACGATGTCGCTGGTCTCCAGCAGCTCGTCCAGGCTGGCGCAGCGGTGCGCGTTGCTCAGCGCCAGCTTGTCGGCGGTGTCGTAGAACGAGACCGACATGCCGAGGTTCTCCGCGAGGACGGAGAGCTGGGTGCCGATGTTGCCGTACCCGATGATGCCGAGGCGGCGGCCGCGGATCTCGTGCGCGCCGTCCGCCGACTTGTCCCAGACACCCTGGTGCATCAGCGCGTTCTTCTCGGTGAGCCGGCGGGTCATCGCGATGATCTCGGCGATCGCCAGCTCCACCACCGAGCGGGTGTTGGAGAACGGGGCGTTGAAGACCGCGATGCCCGAGGTCGACGCGGTGGTCAGGTCGATCTGGTCGGTCCCGATGCAGAACGCGCCGATCGCCACCAGGCTGTCGGCGGCCTCCAGCACCTTCGCGGTGACCTTGGTCTTCGAGCGGATGCCGAGCAGATGCACTCCGGAGATGCGCTCGATCAGCTCGGCCTCGTCCAGCGCGCTCGCCACGGACTCGACAGCGAAGCCGTCCTCCTCGAGCCGGGACACCGCATCGGGATGGATGCTCTCCAACAGCAGGACTCGCACCTTGGCCTGGTCGATCATCATCTTCCGTTCCATGTTCGGTAGACCGCCCGGGCCGCCACGCCGAAGCCCAGTTCACAAGGCGTCAAGCCTAGTCCCCTCGGCGGCGCCGGCCGGTGCGGTGTGGGTGAGGTCCCAACAACCGGGCGGTTGCCGGGCCTTCCGGCGTGCTGTCGCGGTGGGTTACGGCCGGGGCGGCCGCGCCGGTTCACCGCCTCCCCGCCGTTGTGCAACGCGCGATCCGGATCGTGGCAGCGCGAAACCCGGCGGGAAACGGATTTTCCCGCCGGTCGGGTTGCTCCGGGCGGTTACGGCGCTCGGGGCAGCAGCACGATGACGTCGAGGCCGCCCTCGTCGCGGGCGTCGGCGCGGACGTCGCCGCCGTGCGCCCGGGCGACCGCCCGGACGATGGACAGGCCCAGCCCGGCGCCCGGCGAGACCAGGCGCTCGCTGCGGTAGCGGTGGAACGGCTCGAACAGGCCGGGCACCTCGTAACGGGGGATGACCGGGCCGGAGTTCTGCACCCGGAGCTCGACCCAGCCGTCCGGCCGGGTCACGGTGTACACCCGGACCCAGCCGTTCTCCGGCACGTTGTGCCGGACACCGTTCTCCACGAGGTTCTGCACCAGGCGTTCCAGCAGCACCGGGTCGCCGAGCACGGCCGCCTCGCGGGGCTCGGCCACCACCTTGACGGTGTCCGCGACGGCCACGTGGTCGACGATGTCGGCGAGATCGACGTACGACCGTTCGGTCACCTCGCGATCCGAGCGGGCCAGCAGCAGCAGCCCGTCGATCAGCCGGCTGTGCCGGTCGTTGATCGCCAGCAGGGTGGCGCCGAGCTGGCGTACCTCCGGTGACGCGGTCTCCGGCGTGAGCGCCACCTCCAGCAGCGTCCGGTTCAGCGTGAGCGGGGTGCGCAGCTCGTGCGACGCGCTGGCGATGAACCGGCGCTGCCCGTCGAACGAGTGGTCCAGCCGGGCCAGCATCACGTCGAACGTGTCGGCCAGCTGTTTGACCTCGTCCTCCGCGCCCGTCATGGCGATCCGCTCGTGCAGGCCGCGGTCGGCGGCCGGTGACTCGGCGATCCGCCGGGCGGTCGCGGTGATCTGGTGCAGCGGCTGCAACATCCGGCCGGCGATCAGCCAGCCCAGCGCGATCGTCGCGGCGCACACCACGGCCAGGGCGATCGCACCCTGGGTGAGCAGCGCGTGCATGGTGTCCGCCCGGGCGTCCCGCACGATGGTGTTGAGGGTGGCCGGCTGCCCGTCCGGGCCGATCACCGCCTGGGCGCGCTGCTCGCCGGCCACCATGGCGTCCCGGCCGACCAGCACGTAGGTGGCGCCGAGCAGAACCAGACCGGCCAGCACGAACAGGCCGCCGTAGATCAGGGTGAGCCGGGCTCGCACGGTGAGCATCATCGGATCC
Above is a genomic segment from Actinoplanes ianthinogenes containing:
- a CDS encoding sensor histidine kinase — protein: MLTVRARLTLIYGGLFVLAGLVLLGATYVLVGRDAMVAGEQRAQAVIGPDGQPATLNTIVRDARADTMHALLTQGAIALAVVCAATIALGWLIAGRMLQPLHQITATARRIAESPAADRGLHERIAMTGAEDEVKQLADTFDVMLARLDHSFDGQRRFIASASHELRTPLTLNRTLLEVALTPETASPEVRQLGATLLAINDRHSRLIDGLLLLARSDREVTERSYVDLADIVDHVAVADTVKVVAEPREAAVLGDPVLLERLVQNLVENGVRHNVPENGWVRVYTVTRPDGWVELRVQNSGPVIPRYEVPGLFEPFHRYRSERLVSPGAGLGLSIVRAVARAHGGDVRADARDEGGLDVIVLLPRAP
- the serA gene encoding phosphoglycerate dehydrogenase, with protein sequence MERKMMIDQAKVRVLLLESIHPDAVSRLEEDGFAVESVASALDEAELIERISGVHLLGIRSKTKVTAKVLEAADSLVAIGAFCIGTDQIDLTTASTSGIAVFNAPFSNTRSVVELAIAEIIAMTRRLTEKNALMHQGVWDKSADGAHEIRGRRLGIIGYGNIGTQLSVLAENLGMSVSFYDTADKLALSNAHRCASLDELLETSDIVTLHVDGRPGNAGFFGAEQFAKMRPGSLFLNLSRGIVVDHLALRDALKSGHLAGAAVDVFPQEPKGRGDEFLSELRGLPNVILTPHIGGSTEEAQSDIGGFVANKLAKFLTEGNTTLSVNLPGVVLPEQPGLHRIVHVHINTPGVLAQVNRILAEHNVNVEGQLLSTRGEYGYLITDIGKGYSDEVLEQLRAMDQTVRLRVLS